A single Diceros bicornis minor isolate mBicDic1 chromosome 7, mDicBic1.mat.cur, whole genome shotgun sequence DNA region contains:
- the TMEM126B gene encoding complex I assembly factor TMEM126B, mitochondrial: MAALGREAGADLRDAGVQVGAGGAPKDIRMATYTHGQPSPSLGDAKLRRPMVIEIIEKKFEYLRKEKTLNIDGTVFLGTTSGFSGILANVIFRHCFKVKHDALKTYASLTTLPFLSTVVAYKLFVTDALYSGNISEENCVLRSSLIGIVCGVLYPSALAFSKNGRLAVKYHTVPLPPKGRVLLSWLLLCQTEIKAMVIPLLFQTVFGIFNGLRHYAIFESTLEKTVHEG, translated from the exons ATGGCGGCGCTGGGGCGTGAGGCTGGGGCTGACCTGAGGGACGCAGGTGTGCAGGTGGGAGCTGGGGGAGCGCCCAAG GACATCAGGATGGCAACATACACACATGGTCAGCCCAGTCCTTCTCTAGGAGATGCAAAACTCAGAAGACCAATGGTCATCGAaatcatagaaaaaaaatttgaatatcttagaaaagaaaa GACTTTAAATATAGATGGAACAGTGTTTTTGGGAACAACATCTGGTTTCTCTGGAATATTGGCAAATGTCATTTTCAGACACTGCTTCAAGGTGAAACATGATGCTTTGAAGACATATGCATCATTGACTACacttccgtttttgtctactgtAGTTGCTTATAAGCTCTTTGTAACGGATGCTTTGTATTCAG GTAATATAAGCGAGGAAAATTGTGTTCTGAGAAGTTCACTGATTGGCATAGTATGCGGTGTTTTATATCCCAGTGCTTTGGCTTTTTCTAAAAATGGACGTCTGGCAGTCAA gtATCATACTGTTCCACTGCCACCAAAAGGAAGGGTTTTACTTTCTTGGCTGCTGCTTTGTCAAACAGAGATAAAAGCAATGGTGATTCCTCTACTCTTTCAGACGGTCTTTGGAATATTTAATGGTCTACGGCATTATGCAATATTTGAaagtacacttgagaaaactgtaCATGAAGGTTAA